DNA from Amorphoplanes friuliensis DSM 7358:
GCCGCCGCCGGTGCACGTAGGTGATGGCGTCGCCGTCGGGCAGCATCCGGTCGAACACCACACAGTCGTAGTCCCCGGTGGACAGAGCCGCGTCGGCCGCCCCGATCGCACCGGTCTGATCCACGGTGAGACCGGCGCCGGCGAGCTCGGTGGTGACCGCCAGCCGCAGATCCTCGTCGTCCTCGACCACCATCACCCGCACTGCTGCCTCCGCCGTGCTCGTGTCATCGGAACCTCATCTACACCGGTGGATGGTATTGCCCATGCTCTTCCACGTCCTCGGCCCACTCGAGGTGCACACGACAATCCCCTGCCGTCCCGGTGCGGGCAAGCCGGCCGCCGTGCTGGCGGCGTTGCTGCTGCGCCCGGACGCGTGGGTCGGCGTCGACCGTCTCGTCGAGGCCGTCTGGCCCGGCCGGGCGGCGCCGGCGTCCGCCGAGGCCAACCTGCGCACGTACGTGTGGCAGCTGCGCCGGATGCTGCCGGACCACCAGGACGGCCCCCGGATCGAGCGGACCGCTGACGCGTACCGGATCAGGGTCGGGCCCGGTGAGCTGGACGCGCAGCGGGCGGCCGAGCTCGGCGCGGCCGCGCGCTCGGCCCGTGGCACCGAGGCGCTCGGGCTGCTGCACGAGGCGCTGGGCCTGTGGCGTGGCCGGCCCTTCGAGGGTGTCGAGGTCGAGCCGGAGCCGGTGGCACAGCTCGAGCAGCTGCATCTCGACCTGCGTGAACACCTCGGCGAGGTGCAGCTCACCCTGGGCCGGGGCCCGGACGCGATCGCCACCCTGCGCTCGGTGGTCGCCGACGCCCCGCTGCGCGAGACCGCCTGGACCCTGCTGGTACGCGCACAGCACACGAGCGGCCTGCGCACCGAGGCACTGGTGGCGTACCGGGAGGCGGCCGAGGTGTTCCGGGCCGAGCTGGGGATCGAGCCGGGTCCGGCCCTCACCGCCGCGCACCGCCTGGCCCTGGGCAGCACGCGCCGTGAGCTGCCCCGCGACGTCCACCTGATCGGCCGCGACACCGAGCTGGCCCGGCTGGAGGAACCCGCCCCGGTGGTGATCGTCGACGGCATGCCCGGCGTGGGCAAAACCGCGCTGGTCGTGCACGCGGCCCATCGGCTCGTGCCCGGCTTCCCCGACGGGCAGCTCTTCGTCTCCCTGGGAGGCAGCGAACCCGTGGCGCAGCGGCTGCTGCGTGCCGTGGGCAGCACCGACGTGCCGTCCGACCCCGAGGAACAGGCCGCGCTGTGGCGTTCGGAGGTCGCCCGCCGCCGCCTGCTGATCGTGCTCGACGGCGCCCGCGACGCCGCCCAGGTGCGTCCGCTGCTGCCCGCGACGCCGGGCTCCCGCATGTT
Protein-coding regions in this window:
- a CDS encoding AfsR/SARP family transcriptional regulator, with translation MLFHVLGPLEVHTTIPCRPGAGKPAAVLAALLLRPDAWVGVDRLVEAVWPGRAAPASAEANLRTYVWQLRRMLPDHQDGPRIERTADAYRIRVGPGELDAQRAAELGAAARSARGTEALGLLHEALGLWRGRPFEGVEVEPEPVAQLEQLHLDLREHLGEVQLTLGRGPDAIATLRSVVADAPLRETAWTLLVRAQHTSGLRTEALVAYREAAEVFRAELGIEPGPALTAAHRLALGSTRRELPRDVHLIGRDTELARLEEPAPVVIVDGMPGVGKTALVVHAAHRLVPGFPDGQLFVSLGGSEPVAQRLLRAVGSTDVPSDPEEQAALWRSEVARRRLLIVLDGARDAAQVRPLLPATPGSRMLITTAHRGWHLDGAVRIRLQPLGEEDATALFASAAATRTLDRRVLHGCGGLPAALLDAAARLLTRPYWTPQRLADELAEDPCQVFSGAVRQSVGAALAGLSVTEQSAWRALGSAPAEFGAEPGTRAAYESLVDKGLLDSTGPDRYRSHPVLRHLAACRPARTPRHRLLALATPPIGGPL